ACGTCGGACGACGCGAACCGGGACATGATCGGGAACACGTTGATCGGGTCGGGGAGCGGGTTGGCCGGTACCAGCAGTGCCGCGAGCGCGCGGTCGTGGAAGGTGGTGTCGAGCTCGCGCAGCTGACCCCACGCCTCCAGGGCCGCGGCGGCGTCGAGGGCGGTGGTGGCGATGTCCAGCAGGTGGTCGCGCGCCTCGGCGTGGAACCGGGGGCCCGAGCGGATCAGCCTGCTCACGGCGTAACGGCGGCCGTTCGTGGTCGCGCCGCGCTCCGCCGCGATGCCCCGGATCTGCCGCAGGGCCGAGGTCCGGTGCGGTTCTCCCAGGTCGAGAAGGTAGTTGAGGGCGATGACCTGATCGGTGCCCGCGGGGCGCAGTTCGTCCACCAACGGCCACAGCGCCGAGGCAGCCTCGGCGAAGTACTCCGGTCCGAGCTTGCCGAGCGCGTTCGCCGCGTGCATGACGTCGTTGACGGTTGTGCCGGGGTGCTTGGTGATCGAGCGCAGTTCGCGCTCCGCGCGTTCCCGGAACGCCGGGCCGAACTCGGCCAGCCGGCCGGCGCAGTACCGGCGGTGGTAGGAGGTCGCGCCCGGCTCGTCCATGATCGCGAGCACGAGTTCACCGGCGGTGTTCCGCTGCTGGAAGCCGAGCCTGCCGAGCACCTCGGCGGCGTTCACGCGCTCGGAGACGACCCGCCGGGTGTCCTGGGCGAGGTGCGTCAGCGCCTCGACCGCCTCGGTGGCCAGGTCGGGACCGAGCTGCGCCATCCCCAGAGCCGCCCCTTCCCGCCCCGTCTGGCTGCGGACGGGGTCGCGCAGCACCGCGCGGAACGCCTCGGCCGCCCGCGCGTGGTGGTCCGGGCCGATCTCGACCAGGCCGGTCGCCGCCTCCACCACGACCTGGGTCGGCGTCCCCGGGTCGTCGAGCAGACCGGTGAGCGCCGCGACCGCGTCCCGGTTGGCCTCCGGGTCGAACGCGGACAGGATCACCGCGGCGGTGTGGCAGTCCCGGCCCGACGCGTTCGGATCGGCCAGCACGGACCGCAAACCCCGTTCCGCCGCCTCGCGCTCGTCCGCACCGGTCTCCGACAGCCCCTCGGCCGCCGCCAGCCGCACCGACACCGCGGCGCCCTCGTCGTCGACCAGCGCGGTCAGGAACGCGACGGCCTCCGGCGCCTCCTGCCCGCGCAACCGCACCGCCAACGCCGTCGCCGCCTCGGTCCGGGACGCCCAGGGCGCGTCCGCATCACGCATCAACCCGACCAGCCACTCGGCCAACCACGGGTGCCCGGTCGCCCGGCTCACCTGCGACAGGATCGCCGCCGCCGGGTACTGGTTGGTCATCGCCCACCCGCGCGCGGTCCCCAGGAACGCCTGCACGACCTCGGGGCTCGCCGGCAACCGCTTGGCCAGCAGCCGGGCCGCCAGCAGGTGTTGTTCGCCGTCTCCGGCGTGCAGCCAGCGCAGCATCGGGTCGGCCTCGGCCGGGCGCAGGCGGCAGTAGTGCAGGGCCACGGCGCGGGCGAAGCGGCCCCGTTCGCGCGGGCGGGCGGCGTGCAGGAGGCGGACGAAGGTCTCCTCCGGCGCGAACGCCGTCGGCAGGTTCCTCGCGTGCGCGGTCGCGGCCAGGTGCTCGGCGAAGCTGTGGTGCAGGAAGCGGAGGTCGTCGTTGCGCAGGACCAGCGGGCCCACCGAGGCCAGGAACGCGGTCAGCTCCTCCGCCCAACCCCCGGGCAACTCGGTGGTCAGGTGGGTGCGGACCCAGGTCGTGGCCGCTTCGCGCAGCGACGTGTCGCTCTCCAGGCGCACCCGGCCCAGGTGCTCCAGCAGCGGGGTGCGGTACTGCTCGAACGGGCCGGACGGGGCGCGGTCGGAGCGCAGGAACGCCAGGTACGCCTCGTACAGCTCGTACTGGTTGTCCGGCAGGGGGCGGTCGCCGCGCTGGTCGAAGACGACCGCGGCGATGGTGGCCAGGAGCGGGACGCGGACGAGTTCGTCCAGGTGGGCCGCGTGGATCTGGCGGAGGAACCGGTCGGCGGGGCCCTCGGCGGTGAACCAGTTGCGCGCGAAGCGGCGCAGGGCCTCCTCGTCGAACGGCTGCAGCTCGTAGCGGACCGCGCCGACGCGGTGCAGGGGCGCCAGGGCGCCGCCCTCGACTGGCCTGGTCATGAGCACGACCCGGTACGGCGAGTCGGCCGCGCAGCGGGCCAGCGCCTTGACCAGGCGGTCGCGGTCGTCGGCGTCGGCGACCTCGTCCAGGCCGTCGACCAGCAGCAGCCACCGGCACCCGGCGACGCGGTCGGCGAGCAGGTCCGCGGACAGCGGCGCGTGGAGCAGGGAGCCGTAGTCGGCGCGGGCGCTGTCGGCCAGCGCCTCGGGGAACGGGACGCCGCGCCGGGCGGCGAGTTCGCGCGCGGTCACGCGCAGCGGCACCACGGGTTCGGTCAGCGGTTCGTCGCCCCCGGCCAACCAGCGGGACGCGATGTCGGCGGCCAGGCGCAGCGACAGGGTGGACTTGCCCTGGCCCGCGCCGCCCACGACGACCAGGTGGCGGTCGGTGTCGAGGGCTTCGCGCACGGCCCTGGCCGGTGGCCGGACCGCGACCCGGGCGACGGGCGGGGCGGGCACCTCGACCAGTTGGCCGTGGCCGTCGAGGATCGGCTGGGGCGGTTCGGGGCGCGGTTCGTCGGTGCTGCCGCCCAGGTCCTGGCGCACGTAGACGGCGGCGAGCGACGGACGGCGGGCGCCCGGCAGGTGGTGGGGGAGGTCCTCGGCGGCCTGGACCTGGGCGTGGAGCAGGGACCTGGCGGCGTGGGGGAGGGCCGCCGCGTCGTCCCAGGTGCCGGCCTGCCGGGGCGCCGGCGGCGCGGGCTGGGCGTGGAAGTGGAGGTCACCGTTGATCACCGACGCCTGGACGGTGGGGCCGCGGGGGTCGCCCCGGATGAGGTTGGTGGTCCGCGCCTCGTCGTCCCGGTGCACCCGGCCCCCTCTCCGCCGAGGGTGCATCGTCGCACGGTCGACAAGGCGGGCGGGCCGCAATCGTGCGGGGTGCCTAGAGCAGGTCCAGGGCACGGGCGCGCAGGGCGGCCCGGGTGCGGTCGCGGACGCCGAGCTTGGCCAGCACGTTGGTCACGTGGTTCTTCACCGTGCCCTCGGCCAGGAACAGCGCGGCGGCGATCTCCCGGTTGCTGCGACCGTCGGCCAGCAGGCGCAGCACCTCCAGCTCGCGCTCGGACAGCGGCACCACCAGCGGCTGCGGGCGGGGTTCCGGCGGGGCGTCGGGCAGCCGCGCGAACCTCGCCACCACCTTGGCCGCCACCGACGGCTGCAGCACCGACTCGCCCCGGGAGGCGGCCAGCACCGCCTCGACCAGCCGCGCCGAGGACACGTCCTTGAGCAGGTAGCCGACCGCGCCGGCGCGCAGGGCGGCGAACACGTCCTCGTCGTCGTCGAACGTGGTCAGCGCGATGACCCGCGCGCCCGGCCGCTCGACGCGCAGCCTGCGGGTGGCGGCGACCCCGTCCAGCACGGGCATGCGCAGGTCCATCAGCACGACGTCGGGCGCCAGCTCGGCGGACCGGCGCAGCGCCTCGTCGCCGTCGCCCGCCTCGCCCACCACCTCGATGCCGTCGTGGGTGCCCAGCAGGGTCGCCAGCGCCTCGCGGAACAGCGCCTGGTCGTCCACGAGCAGTACCCGGACCGGGTTCATCCCGGCACCTCCACCGTCAACGTGCAGCCCCGTCCGGGGAAGGATTCCAGGTGCACCCGACCGCCCAGGTGCGCGGCCCGCTCGCGCAGCCCGAGCAGGCCGAAACCGGGCGGCCGCCCGTCGGCGGCGCCGGTGCCGTCGTCGCGGACCTCCAGGCGCACCGCCGCGTCGGCGTAGTCCAGCACCAGGTCGACCCGGCCGGCGCGGGCGTGCTTGCGCACGTTGGTCAGGCCCTCCTGCGCGGTCCGGAACAACGCCTCCCGCGTCTCGTCCGGCAGCGGCCGCTGCGCGCCCGACACCGCCAGCCGCGTGGGCACGCCGGCCGCCGAGGTCTCCTCGGCCAGCGAGCGCAGCGCCTCGGCCAGCGGCGGGGTCGGGCGCGGTTCGCGCAGGGCCCGCACCGAGCGGCGCACCTCGGCCAACGCCTCCTCGGCCTGCCGCTGCGCCTTGGCCAGCACGTCGTCGGCCTTGGCCGGGTCGGTCGGCAGCACCGCCCGCGCCGCCTTGACCTGCATCTGCACCACGGTCAGCGAGTGCCCGAGCCCGTCGTGGATGTCGCGGGCCACCCGGTTGCGCTCCTGCGCGGTGGCCAGCCGCTCGGCCTGCGCGGCGTGGTCGCGCAACCGCCCGTGCGCCTCGGCCAGCTCGGTGCGGGACCGCTGCTCGCGGACCAGCAGCTCGGTGACGACCGCGGCGAACAGCACCGCCGCCAGCGTGCCCAGACCCTCGCGCAGCGCCTCGTGCCACGGCATGCCCAGGTGCACCAGCGGGACCAGCGCGACCACCAGGGCGGTGCCGGGCAGCGGGAGCAGCAGCACGCACTGGCTCACCAGGACGACCAGGAACAGCGTGGCACCGACGCTCGGGCTCACCGTGAAGACCAGGAACGCCAACGGGAGCTGGACGGCGACGTAGGCCCACGCCCACCGGGCGCCCCGCTCGCGCACCCACTCGAAACCGACCACGGCCAGCAGCGCGAACACCGCGCCGAGCGGCAGCGACGGCACGGGGTCCCCGGAGGCGAGGACCCCGAGCGCCAGGGTGAGGAACGCGCCGCCGGTCAGCGCCGCGAGAGCCCGTTTCATGCGGTCACTGTGGGGGTGCGGCGCCGTTCCGGTCAACGTGCGTCAGGGGACGAGGACCTGCCCGGTCTGCGCGCCCTCGACGGACCGCACGTAGGCCCGTGCCACCGCGGCGAGGTCGTGCGACGGCATGCCGGGGAAGAACCTGTCGTACTTCGGCAGGTCCTCGGTGACCACGGACGGGCTCACCGCGTTGACGCGCTGCGGCGCGATCTCGACGGCCGCGGCCATGACGAAGCTCTCGATCGCCCCGTTGACCAGGGACGCGACCGTGCCCGTGACGATCGGCTCGCGCGCCAGGACGCCGGTGATCAGGGTGAACGAACCGCGCTCGGCGACGTGCCGGACGCCCTGCCGCACCAGCTCCACCTGGCTGAGCACCTTGTTGTGGAAGCCGGTGCGGAAGTCGTCGGCGGTGAGCTGGTCCAGCGGCTTGAACGGCACGCCACCGGCGGCGCCGACCACCGCGTCCACCGGGCCCGCCGCCGCGTACAGGGCGGCGACCTGCTCCGGGTCGGTGAAGTCGAAGCGCAGGTCACCGCTGGTGCGGCCGACGGAGAGCACGTCGTGGCCCCGCCCGGCGAGGGTCTTGTGGACGACGGTGCCGATGGTGCCGCCGGCACCGATCAAGAGGATCTTCATGCCGTTGACGCTAGGCGCGGTCGGGAATCGGGGGAAATGCTTCTCGTGCCGCGGTTATGCTCGGCGGTCATGAATGTGGAGCTGAGGCACCTGCGGGCGCTGGCCGCCATCGGCGACGAGGGCACCATCACCGGCGCCGCGGCCGCGTTGCGGGTCGGGCAGCCCGCCCTGTCGCGGACCCTGGAGCAGTTGGAGCGCCGGCTGGGCACGCGCCTGGTCGAGCGCACCACCCGCAGCCTCGCGCTCACCGAGGCCGGGCAGCGGATGTGGGAGCACGCGCACCGCATCCTCAACCAGCTCGACGACGCCCTGGCCGAGGTGGTGGGGGGCGGGCGCCCGCTGCGCGTCGGGTTCGGCTGGGCGGCGCTGGGCAGGCACACCGTGCCGCTGCTGCGCGACTGGCGCGCGAAGCACCCCGGCACGCCCACGAAGGTGCGCCGCTGCGACGACCCGGAGGCCGCGCTGCGCCGGGGCGAGGTGGACGTGGCGTTCATGCGCACGTCGCCGGTCGACCCGGCGTTCGCGTCCCGGGTGCTCTACCGGGAACCCCGGCTCGTCGCGGTGCCCGACGGCGACCCGCTGGCCGGCCGGGACGCCGTGCTGCTGGCCGACCTGGTCGACCGGTCGGTGGCGCTGTGCTCGACCGCGGCGACCACGAGCGCGGACCTGTGGCCTGCGGACGCGCGGCCCGAGACGTTCGAGGTGCCCGGGGTCGACGAGTGGCTGACCACGATCGCGCTGGGCGAGGCGGTGGGGGTGACCACGGAGGCGACCGGGCACAGCCACCCGCACCCCGGCGTGCACTACCTGCCGCTGGCCGACGCCGGCCCGGTGGCGGTGCGCCTGGTGTGGCCCCGCACCCTGACCCACCCCGCCACCACCGCGTTCCGCGAGCACGCCGCGACACTCGCCGGGTGAATGGTTCCCGTCGAATGCTCGATTCGAACGCAGTCGAATGCGGATTCCTTGTGCGCCAACACTTCCCAATTCCACGGGCACCTGGTTACAGTGCGTTTTGGGAGCGCTCCCAGCACTGATCATCCTCAACGAGGAGGAGAAAGTGGCGCTCATGGCCATCCCTGCGAGAAGGACCCGGCTCGCCCGGGTCGGCGCGACGGTCACCGTCGTCGCCGCCCTGTTCACGAGCCTGCTCACCGGCGTCGCCGACGCGCACGGGTCGACCACCGACCCGCCGTCCCGCAACTACGGCTGCTGGCAGCGGTGGGGCAGTGACTTCCAGAACCCCACGATGGCCCAGCAGGACCCGATGTGCTGGCAGGCGTGGCAGGCCGACACCAACGCCATGTGGAACTGGAACGGCCTCTACCGGGAGAACGTGGCGGGCAACCACCAGGGCGTGATCCCGAACGGCCAGCTGTGCAGCGGCGGCCGCACCGGCGGTATGCGGTACGCGGCGCTGGACAACCCCGGCCAGTGGAAGGCGGCCACCAAGTCGAGGCAGTTCACCCTGACCGTCACCGACCAGGCCCGCCACGGCGCGGACTACCTGCGGGTCTACGTGACGCGCCAGGGCTTCGACCCGACCACGCAGCAGCTGGGCTGGGGCAACCTGGAACTGGTGGCGACCACCGGCCGCTACGCGCCGGCGGGCACCTACCAGGTCGCGGTGAACGCGGGCAGCCGCACCGGCCGCCACGTCGTGTACGTGATCTGGCAGGCCAGCCACATGGACCAGTCGTACTACTTCTGCTCGGACGTCATCTTCCAGTAGGCGGTCCGGGCACGATCAGCGGTGGCCCCCGGTCCGCGTCGGACCGGGGGCCACCGCCGTCGCACCCGGAGGGTCCCCGGAGCCCGCGGCGGCAGTGGGCCATAGTGGGGAGATGCGATTACTGGCGGTGGGCGGGAAATTCCGGCCGCGCGGGCTGCGCGAGAAGGTGACCCTGACAGCCACCCTGGTCGTGGCCGTGCCGCTCGTCGCCGTGGCGGTGCTCGCGGCGGTCTTCCTCAAAAACCAGGCCATGCGGTTCGACACGGCCCCGGTGACCGACCACGACATCTGCGTCGACGGGTATTTCGTCGAACCCGGGAAGACCGAGGCGACGGACACCTACAAGTTCTGGGGCATTCGCTGCGCCGTCAACGACTCGCACGCGATCCTCGAACCGCGCCGGATCGACGACATGAGGGTGCCGGGGGTCGCGGACCCGGACGAGGTGATCACCGCGAGCGCCACCTACCGGTCTTCCGCGCTGATCCCGGAACTGTCCCTGTGGCCGTTCGACGACCCGGGTGCGATGAGCTACCGGGTCGCGCAGGACACCGGCGAGGTGTCCCCTCCGTACCCGATCTCGGGGATCGAGGGGAGTCCCGCGCAGGACGCCGACCCGACCGCGGCCGACGTCGAGCGGGACGCGGCGGAGCGCCGAGCCCGGCTCGTGGCGGTGCAGCGGACGCTCGACCGCCGGGTCCTGGCCCTGGCCGGCGGCACCCTGTCGCTGATCGGGCTGCTGGCCGCGGTGGTGTGGCTGGCGACGGGGCGGGTGCTGCGGCCGGTGGAGGCGATCAGCGGGGAGATGGCCGACATCACCGAGCACGACCTGTCCCGGCGGGTACCGGTG
This portion of the Saccharothrix syringae genome encodes:
- a CDS encoding short chain dehydrogenase, which translates into the protein MKILLIGAGGTIGTVVHKTLAGRGHDVLSVGRTSGDLRFDFTDPEQVAALYAAAGPVDAVVGAAGGVPFKPLDQLTADDFRTGFHNKVLSQVELVRQGVRHVAERGSFTLITGVLAREPIVTGTVASLVNGAIESFVMAAAVEIAPQRVNAVSPSVVTEDLPKYDRFFPGMPSHDLAAVARAYVRSVEGAQTGQVLVP
- a CDS encoding response regulator; protein product: MNPVRVLLVDDQALFREALATLLGTHDGIEVVGEAGDGDEALRRSAELAPDVVLMDLRMPVLDGVAATRRLRVERPGARVIALTTFDDDEDVFAALRAGAVGYLLKDVSSARLVEAVLAASRGESVLQPSVAAKVVARFARLPDAPPEPRPQPLVVPLSERELEVLRLLADGRSNREIAAALFLAEGTVKNHVTNVLAKLGVRDRTRAALRARALDLL
- a CDS encoding NACHT domain-containing protein, whose product is MHRDDEARTTNLIRGDPRGPTVQASVINGDLHFHAQPAPPAPRQAGTWDDAAALPHAARSLLHAQVQAAEDLPHHLPGARRPSLAAVYVRQDLGGSTDEPRPEPPQPILDGHGQLVEVPAPPVARVAVRPPARAVREALDTDRHLVVVGGAGQGKSTLSLRLAADIASRWLAGGDEPLTEPVVPLRVTARELAARRGVPFPEALADSARADYGSLLHAPLSADLLADRVAGCRWLLLVDGLDEVADADDRDRLVKALARCAADSPYRVVLMTRPVEGGALAPLHRVGAVRYELQPFDEEALRRFARNWFTAEGPADRFLRQIHAAHLDELVRVPLLATIAAVVFDQRGDRPLPDNQYELYEAYLAFLRSDRAPSGPFEQYRTPLLEHLGRVRLESDTSLREAATTWVRTHLTTELPGGWAEELTAFLASVGPLVLRNDDLRFLHHSFAEHLAATAHARNLPTAFAPEETFVRLLHAARPRERGRFARAVALHYCRLRPAEADPMLRWLHAGDGEQHLLAARLLAKRLPASPEVVQAFLGTARGWAMTNQYPAAAILSQVSRATGHPWLAEWLVGLMRDADAPWASRTEAATALAVRLRGQEAPEAVAFLTALVDDEGAAVSVRLAAAEGLSETGADEREAAERGLRSVLADPNASGRDCHTAAVILSAFDPEANRDAVAALTGLLDDPGTPTQVVVEAATGLVEIGPDHHARAAEAFRAVLRDPVRSQTGREGAALGMAQLGPDLATEAVEALTHLAQDTRRVVSERVNAAEVLGRLGFQQRNTAGELVLAIMDEPGATSYHRRYCAGRLAEFGPAFRERAERELRSITKHPGTTVNDVMHAANALGKLGPEYFAEAASALWPLVDELRPAGTDQVIALNYLLDLGEPHRTSALRQIRGIAAERGATTNGRRYAVSRLIRSGPRFHAEARDHLLDIATTALDAAAALEAWGQLRELDTTFHDRALAALLVPANPLPDPINVFPIMSRFASSDVDRVAVADVLLAIAADPARHFSSRLPALNAAVPLGRAFHRAVVDQACDLLRSTTVPEFDFPYLAGYFKDFGPGLRGRVAEALHELLRSPETGAGGGWRVVRALEVLGFARTPAVRDALRALVDDGSAAPSVRYDATAMLASLHPDAVADAPVPEDDVPPAWTDLVLRLAALGTDVVPGLNALLADRDTAREVRVAAAAALLRLEPEGHPAALEELRRQAGDVHLNRGDRSDAFLLLTELHEPALPDAVAFHRDLAEREDEDVRNRAWAATDLVSLDRSAAPMAVGVLRRLCDNPHTIPADRASCVSWLGRLSAHVTLEPHLVMAVARHPASTGKRASMLRQLPRALRTEVEREVLDDRVLQFADRLPDKDYWDDLPLAAEAEAAARDALAAPESSARERVEAASALASLSTRLVPEAARVLRGLPTTSRGRHALARLGNDHFRRVLAEVESVAVDAARPLRERIGAANVVIQLTTTPPQSLVGLLRDVLADPRSSGRDRVDALYRLRRVDGLDPLRRLRDQEAGPVAARWRAAMKLVDFDCEDRAAAVRLLAATTADRAARPALRVHVADDLKALGEAGRQQAITLLAEMVVDAEVPVSARARAASILISVAPAARRDALAVLDDLLSTPSPLLRRQVWQAIGAVRPTEAALGLLATARNRDLTPTARVRCAETAVDLRRECRDAAAVVVREMAFDDTVPGHVRRRAARALARWSEVCRAEARHLLPTL
- a CDS encoding lytic polysaccharide monooxygenase auxiliary activity family 9 protein translates to MAIPARRTRLARVGATVTVVAALFTSLLTGVADAHGSTTDPPSRNYGCWQRWGSDFQNPTMAQQDPMCWQAWQADTNAMWNWNGLYRENVAGNHQGVIPNGQLCSGGRTGGMRYAALDNPGQWKAATKSRQFTLTVTDQARHGADYLRVYVTRQGFDPTTQQLGWGNLELVATTGRYAPAGTYQVAVNAGSRTGRHVVYVIWQASHMDQSYYFCSDVIFQ
- a CDS encoding sensor histidine kinase yields the protein MKRALAALTGGAFLTLALGVLASGDPVPSLPLGAVFALLAVVGFEWVRERGARWAWAYVAVQLPLAFLVFTVSPSVGATLFLVVLVSQCVLLLPLPGTALVVALVPLVHLGMPWHEALREGLGTLAAVLFAAVVTELLVREQRSRTELAEAHGRLRDHAAQAERLATAQERNRVARDIHDGLGHSLTVVQMQVKAARAVLPTDPAKADDVLAKAQRQAEEALAEVRRSVRALREPRPTPPLAEALRSLAEETSAAGVPTRLAVSGAQRPLPDETREALFRTAQEGLTNVRKHARAGRVDLVLDYADAAVRLEVRDDGTGAADGRPPGFGLLGLRERAAHLGGRVHLESFPGRGCTLTVEVPG
- a CDS encoding LysR family transcriptional regulator, which gives rise to MNVELRHLRALAAIGDEGTITGAAAALRVGQPALSRTLEQLERRLGTRLVERTTRSLALTEAGQRMWEHAHRILNQLDDALAEVVGGGRPLRVGFGWAALGRHTVPLLRDWRAKHPGTPTKVRRCDDPEAALRRGEVDVAFMRTSPVDPAFASRVLYREPRLVAVPDGDPLAGRDAVLLADLVDRSVALCSTAATTSADLWPADARPETFEVPGVDEWLTTIALGEAVGVTTEATGHSHPHPGVHYLPLADAGPVAVRLVWPRTLTHPATTAFREHAATLAG